The following are from one region of the Dermacentor albipictus isolate Rhodes 1998 colony chromosome 5, USDA_Dalb.pri_finalv2, whole genome shotgun sequence genome:
- the LOC139060333 gene encoding uncharacterized protein, translating to MAVARIGEYRLGTNASWDEYVERLEKFGEANKIAKEQKRAVLLSCCGEEAYGLIVTLVKPAGPTTATYDEIKTVVRKHLHPRPSELYARFLFYKRNQAAEELVADYVTALRKLAEDCGFCDEQLPLDIMMRDRFVCGLQNETAQQRLLAEHYLTFNVAYDTAATAEATAMQQRDIRMQGRDETKDCQGMIQATSTSRPRRPHFDGGEMRKHPCA from the coding sequence ATGGCCGTCGCTAGGATCGGGGAGTATCGTCTCGGCACAAACGCGTCATGGGACGAATACGTCGAGAGGCTAGAAAAGTTCGGCGAAGCGAACAAGATAGcgaaagaacagaaaagagccgTCTTGCTGAGTTGTTGCGGCGAAGAAGCGTACGGGCTCATCGTAACTCTGGTGAAGCCAGCAGGACCGACAACAGCAACCTACGACGAAATTAAGACGGTGGTTCGCAAGCACCTGCATCCAAGGCCTTCAGAGCTGTACGCAAGGTTTTTGTTCTACAAGAGAAACCAGGCTGCCGAGGAATTGGTTGCGGACTACGTCACGGCGCTTCGGAAGCTAGCCGAAGACTGCGGTTTTTGCGACGAGCAGCTCCCGTTGGACATAATGATGCGAGATCGTTTCGTATGCGGCCTCCAGAACGAAACAGCTCAACAGCGACTTCTCGCAGAGCATTACCTTACGTTCAACGTTGCGTACGACACGGCCGCGACCGCAGAAGCAACAGCCATGCAACAGCGAGACATACGCATGCAAGGCCGAGACGAGACAAAGGACTGCCAGGGCATGATACAAGCAACCAgcacatcccggccacggcggccgcatttcgatgggggcgaaatgcgaaaacacccgtgtgcttag